A single window of Patescibacteria group bacterium DNA harbors:
- the ftsE gene encoding cell division ATP-binding protein FtsE — protein MIRLKSVTKFYPHEVVGLKSVNLHIRPGEFVSVVGQSGSGKTTLAKLLIAEERPTKGQIIIGGWDISAIRSSEIPLLRRQIGVVFQDFKLLPKKTVYENVAFALEVCGASSKKIASIVPQALKIVGLLGKGDRYPFQISGGEQQRVVIARALVHRPKIIVADEPTGNLDSINTREIIDLLKKINEFGTTVVLVTHNREVVNELQRRVITIDKGLVVSDQEEGKYVL, from the coding sequence ATGATCCGACTTAAGAGCGTCACCAAATTTTATCCTCACGAAGTCGTGGGGCTCAAGAGCGTCAACCTGCATATCCGGCCGGGCGAGTTCGTGTCCGTGGTCGGCCAGAGCGGTAGCGGCAAGACGACGCTCGCCAAACTGCTCATCGCCGAAGAACGCCCGACCAAGGGCCAGATCATCATCGGCGGCTGGGATATTTCCGCTATCAGATCTTCGGAGATCCCGCTCCTGCGCCGGCAGATCGGCGTGGTCTTTCAGGATTTCAAACTGCTGCCCAAGAAGACCGTCTATGAGAACGTCGCGTTCGCTCTCGAGGTCTGCGGTGCGAGTTCCAAAAAGATCGCGAGCATCGTGCCGCAGGCGCTGAAGATCGTCGGGCTCTTGGGCAAGGGCGACCGCTATCCGTTCCAGATCTCCGGCGGCGAACAGCAGCGCGTGGTCATCGCCCGCGCCCTTGTCCACCGGCCGAAGATCATCGTCGCCGACGAGCCGACCGGCAATCTCGATTCCATCAACACCCGCGAGATCATCGATCTCCTGAAGAAGATCAACGAGTTCGGCACGACGGTGGTCCTCGTCACCCATAATCGCGAGGTCGTGAACGAACTCCAGCGGCGCGTCATCACCATCGACAAGGGCCTGGTCGTTTCCGATCAGGAGGAGGGGAAATACGTCCTATGA
- a CDS encoding permease-like cell division protein FtsX, translating into MSFVSLGRVIRFGAQNFTRNVWLAAATVSVLALTLVSINCLVVVNLLGKVAIDLVKSKIDVAVHFKPEIEEERVHTVRVSLLSLPEVKEVEYVSPAQSLERFSQLYKKDELIQKSLGEIGDNPFGSTLIVKAKALDGYPKIIKALDEPIFSTLIEEKDFDDREIMISRVEQVARRVETFGFGASLFFGLITLLIIFNTIRVSIYTHREEIRIMRLVGAADSFIRGPFYVEAILWSTLAMLAAAALIYPLLSLLQPFVQSFFGTTSVDLLGFYRVNYLRIFGSQYLAVVVMALVTTKLATGRYLRA; encoded by the coding sequence ATGAGCTTCGTCTCCCTCGGCCGCGTCATCAGATTCGGCGCGCAGAATTTCACCCGCAATGTCTGGCTCGCGGCCGCGACCGTGAGCGTTCTGGCGCTCACGCTCGTGTCCATCAACTGCCTGGTCGTCGTCAATCTGCTCGGCAAGGTCGCGATCGACCTGGTCAAGTCCAAGATCGACGTCGCGGTCCATTTCAAGCCGGAGATCGAGGAGGAGCGGGTACACACCGTCCGCGTGTCGCTCCTGTCGCTGCCGGAGGTCAAGGAAGTGGAGTATGTTTCGCCGGCCCAGTCGCTGGAACGGTTCTCGCAGCTGTACAAGAAGGACGAGCTGATCCAGAAGTCGCTCGGCGAGATCGGCGACAATCCGTTCGGTTCGACCCTGATCGTCAAGGCCAAGGCGCTCGACGGTTATCCTAAGATCATCAAAGCGCTCGACGAACCGATCTTCTCGACCCTGATCGAGGAAAAAGATTTCGACGACCGCGAAATCATGATCAGTCGTGTCGAGCAGGTCGCGCGGCGCGTCGAGACCTTCGGCTTCGGCGCCAGCCTGTTCTTCGGCCTCATCACCCTGCTCATCATCTTCAACACCATCCGTGTCTCGATCTACACCCATCGCGAAGAGATCCGCATCATGCGCCTGGTCGGAGCCGCTGACAGCTTCATTCGCGGACCGTTCTACGTCGAGGCGATCTTGTGGAGCACGCTCGCCATGCTGGCGGCGGCCGCCCTGATCTATCCGCTGCTCAGCCTGCTGCAGCCGTTCGTGCAATCATTCTTCGGCACGACCTCCGTGGATCTGCTGGGTTTCTACCGGGTTAATTATCTGCGTATTTTCGGTTCGCAGTATCTGGCCGTGGTCGTCATGGCGCTCGTCACGACCAAGCTGGCGACCGGACGGTATCTGCGCGCCTGA